The proteins below are encoded in one region of Trichocoleus sp.:
- a CDS encoding HAD family hydrolase produces the protein MLNRAVFLDKDGTLVEDVPYNVDPAKILWSEGAIGALRLLHQAGYKLFVITNQSGVARGYFSEMALVPVERFLREQLAIFKIPLAGFYYCPHHPDGTVSPYSIACACRKPQPGLLLQAAAEHEIDLSRSWFIGDILHDVEAGRVAGCRTVLIDNGNETEWQLSYSRLPHHVVKNLSEAASAIVAIDQTVENGNSNSQVIHLVQDQEFLKPSHSIYPVVS, from the coding sequence ATGCTGAATAGAGCAGTTTTTCTAGACAAAGACGGAACGCTGGTTGAAGACGTGCCTTACAATGTTGATCCGGCAAAAATTTTGTGGTCTGAAGGGGCGATCGGTGCGCTCCGTTTGCTCCATCAGGCAGGATACAAATTATTTGTGATCACGAATCAATCGGGTGTGGCGCGGGGCTATTTCTCAGAAATGGCACTTGTTCCTGTGGAACGGTTCTTGCGCGAACAGCTGGCAATTTTTAAGATTCCGCTTGCCGGATTCTATTATTGCCCTCACCATCCAGATGGCACTGTCTCCCCTTATTCGATCGCCTGTGCTTGCCGTAAACCGCAACCGGGGCTACTGCTGCAAGCGGCGGCTGAACATGAGATCGATCTGTCCCGCTCCTGGTTTATTGGAGATATTTTGCATGATGTAGAAGCAGGACGAGTGGCAGGCTGTCGTACTGTTTTAATTGATAACGGCAACGAAACCGAGTGGCAGCTTTCATACTCGCGGCTACCGCATCATGTGGTGAAAAATTTATCTGAAGCGGCAAGCGCGATTGTTGCGATCGATCAAACTGTTGAGAACGGGAACTCAAATTCTCAAGTGATTCATCTTGTACAGGATCAGGAATTCCTCAAACCATCGCATTCAATCTATCCGGTAGTCTCATGA
- a CDS encoding SDR family oxidoreductase, with amino-acid sequence MEKLNGKIALITGGGRGLGAAICQTLAEAGATVIAADIQTDLAEQVAKGLRDRGLEAFNLPLDITNEQQIEAAIQKIIDQHGKIDVLVNNAGTDLTVAIEELSVADWDRIINVNLRAPFILAKTIFPLMKQQGGGHIVNIASTAAKRAWANASGYHASKWGLMGLSHAMHVEGRPNGIKVTAVVAGGMRTPFLLDRFPDLDPGLLQDPRNVAETVRYVLMQPDETVIPEITVIPMRETSWP; translated from the coding sequence GTGGAAAAACTCAACGGAAAAATTGCCTTGATCACAGGTGGTGGACGTGGCTTGGGTGCAGCAATTTGTCAAACCTTGGCGGAAGCTGGAGCAACGGTCATTGCGGCTGATATTCAGACGGATCTGGCAGAGCAAGTGGCAAAGGGATTGCGCGATCGAGGTTTGGAAGCATTCAATTTGCCACTAGACATTACAAACGAACAGCAGATTGAAGCGGCAATTCAAAAAATCATCGATCAGCATGGAAAAATTGATGTTTTGGTGAATAACGCTGGAACTGATTTGACAGTTGCGATCGAAGAACTTTCAGTCGCAGATTGGGACAGAATCATTAACGTCAATTTACGCGCTCCGTTTATTCTGGCAAAAACGATCTTTCCCTTGATGAAACAGCAGGGCGGTGGGCATATTGTCAACATTGCCTCAACTGCTGCGAAACGCGCCTGGGCGAATGCGTCGGGATATCATGCCAGCAAGTGGGGTTTGATGGGTTTAAGCCATGCGATGCATGTGGAAGGACGCCCTAACGGCATTAAAGTAACCGCAGTTGTTGCAGGTGGAATGAGAACACCCTTTTTGCTCGATCGCTTCCCCGATCTGGATCCGGGTCTACTTCAAGATCCGCGCAATGTGGCAGAGACGGTTCGCTACGTCCTCATGCAACCTGATGAAACCGTTATTCCAGAAATTACGGTAATTCCAATGCGAGAAACATCCTGGCCTTAA
- a CDS encoding glycosyltransferase, with product MTKRIALISEHATPLGIFGGVDSGGQNVYVGQLAKHLAAIGYRVDVFTRRDADHLPEVVEWQHGVRVIHVPAGLPISIPKENLLPYMGEFTAFMLDWCRCHDTYDLIHANFWMSALVAADIKRVLGIPFVVTFHALGRVRRLYQGTADQFPDDRFAIEDRVVQEADHIIAECPQDREDLVNLYQAEPSRISVIPCGFDMTEFWTIDKTRARLTLGLPPDEPLILQLGRMVPRKGVDNVIRAFAHLQKDHAIAARLLIVGGEADSPDPQLTPEIGRLNAIAQELGVATRITFAGRRGREVLKYYYSAADVFVTTPWYEPFGITPIEAMACGTPVIGSNVGGVKFTVKEGETGYLVPPNDTEALADRLKHLLKNPQLRNLFGRQAIRRCQEHFTWQKVTSAVAALYEEVLSGVGAVVGREANQVAILDRGFESVIKAVQRSQRLLRPAIQATSQAMGACFLRGGKVLICGNGGSAADAQHFVAELVGRFCCPHRAGLPAMALTADSTFLTAWANDVGYEDIFARQVETFAQPHDLLIGISTSGRSKNVIAAFESARRMNLTTIALLGGDGGELKQQADIAIVVPAIETQRIQEVQIMVIHLLCELVEEQLLASSANETVQLGQWENQRYELAVLTPKLEGSAQNATFSLARSE from the coding sequence ATGACAAAACGTATTGCCCTGATTAGTGAACATGCAACGCCACTGGGTATCTTTGGAGGGGTCGATAGTGGTGGACAAAATGTCTATGTCGGACAGCTGGCAAAGCATTTAGCGGCGATCGGTTATCGTGTTGATGTGTTTACGCGCCGTGATGCTGATCATTTGCCAGAAGTTGTGGAATGGCAGCATGGAGTTCGAGTCATTCATGTTCCTGCAGGCTTACCGATTTCCATTCCCAAGGAAAATCTTTTGCCTTACATGGGTGAGTTCACCGCGTTTATGTTGGACTGGTGTCGCTGTCATGACACTTATGATCTGATTCATGCCAACTTTTGGATGTCGGCGCTGGTTGCAGCAGATATCAAGCGGGTTTTAGGCATTCCGTTCGTCGTCACGTTTCATGCGCTTGGGCGGGTACGCCGCCTTTATCAGGGCACAGCCGATCAGTTTCCCGACGATCGATTTGCGATTGAAGATCGGGTCGTGCAGGAAGCCGATCACATCATTGCTGAATGTCCGCAAGATCGCGAAGATCTGGTGAATCTTTATCAGGCTGAGCCGAGCCGCATTAGCGTGATTCCCTGTGGCTTCGACATGACCGAGTTCTGGACGATCGACAAGACCCGCGCCCGTCTGACGCTCGGATTACCCCCGGATGAACCCCTGATCCTCCAACTCGGACGCATGGTTCCTCGGAAAGGGGTGGACAATGTGATTCGTGCCTTTGCCCATCTCCAAAAAGATCATGCAATCGCCGCTCGGCTGCTCATTGTTGGAGGTGAAGCAGATAGCCCTGATCCACAGCTCACCCCTGAAATTGGACGGTTGAATGCCATTGCTCAGGAACTCGGTGTTGCAACGCGAATCACGTTTGCTGGACGACGCGGACGAGAAGTTTTGAAATATTACTACAGTGCTGCGGATGTCTTTGTGACAACGCCCTGGTATGAGCCGTTTGGCATTACGCCGATCGAAGCAATGGCTTGTGGCACGCCTGTCATTGGCTCGAATGTGGGTGGCGTTAAGTTTACGGTAAAGGAGGGCGAAACGGGCTATCTTGTACCGCCGAATGACACGGAAGCATTAGCCGATCGATTAAAACATCTGCTGAAAAATCCGCAGTTGCGAAATCTGTTTGGTAGGCAGGCAATCCGGCGCTGTCAAGAGCATTTCACCTGGCAGAAAGTAACCAGTGCAGTTGCGGCACTGTATGAGGAAGTGCTGAGCGGTGTTGGTGCAGTCGTGGGGCGGGAAGCCAATCAGGTGGCAATTCTCGATCGCGGTTTTGAGTCAGTGATCAAGGCAGTTCAGCGATCGCAGCGGCTTTTGCGTCCTGCAATTCAGGCAACGTCTCAGGCGATGGGAGCTTGTTTTTTGCGGGGTGGCAAGGTGTTGATTTGTGGCAATGGTGGCAGTGCAGCAGATGCTCAACATTTTGTCGCAGAGCTAGTCGGTCGTTTTTGCTGTCCGCATCGAGCCGGATTACCAGCAATGGCACTGACGGCAGATAGCACCTTTCTCACGGCTTGGGCAAATGATGTAGGTTACGAAGATATCTTTGCGCGGCAGGTTGAAACGTTTGCTCAACCTCACGATCTCCTGATCGGCATCAGCACCAGCGGCCGATCGAAAAATGTGATTGCAGCGTTTGAATCGGCGCGGCGGATGAATCTGACCACAATCGCTCTGCTTGGCGGTGACGGCGGTGAGCTAAAACAGCAGGCGGATATTGCCATTGTGGTTCCGGCGATCGAGACGCAGCGAATTCAGGAGGTGCAAATTATGGTGATTCATCTGCTGTGCGAACTGGTTGAGGAGCAGCTATTGGCATCCAGTGCCAATGAAACGGTTCAACTCGGACAGTGGGAAAATCAACGCTATGAGTTGGCTGTTTTGACCCCAAAACTGGAAGGGTCAGCGCAGAACGCCACATTTTCACTGGCGCGATCGGAATAG
- a CDS encoding glycosyltransferase: protein MRLKILTWHIHGNYLYYLSQVPHEFYLPVKPGKPEGYGGKLGGFAWGENVHDIPAEEVQHQQFDCVLFQSRRNYLEDQYDILSEAQRQLPRLYLEHDPPREQPTDTQHVVNESDVLLVHVTAFNQLMWDNGKTPTRVVEHGVIVPEQVQYSGQIPRGIVVTNGLRSRGRRLGADIFQSVRQTVPLDLVGMDAESLGGLGEIPHTQLPAFEANYRFFFHPVRYTSLGLALCEAMMLGLPIVGLATTELATVIQNGVSGYIDTNVDILIDRMQQLIADPVHARQLGVGAKEQARSRFSIQRFIQDWNEAFEQAMSLKPSMVHH from the coding sequence ATGCGACTGAAAATTCTGACCTGGCACATTCACGGTAACTACCTCTACTATCTTTCTCAGGTTCCCCATGAGTTTTATTTACCTGTAAAGCCTGGTAAACCAGAAGGCTATGGGGGAAAGCTGGGTGGGTTTGCCTGGGGAGAGAATGTTCATGATATTCCAGCGGAGGAAGTCCAGCATCAGCAGTTTGACTGTGTTCTGTTCCAGTCCCGGCGAAATTATCTAGAAGATCAATATGATATTCTATCCGAAGCACAGCGGCAGTTGCCGCGCCTTTACCTGGAACATGATCCGCCCAGAGAGCAGCCTACGGATACGCAGCATGTTGTAAACGAATCTGATGTATTGCTCGTTCATGTCACAGCGTTTAATCAGCTCATGTGGGATAACGGCAAAACGCCAACTCGCGTTGTTGAGCATGGTGTCATTGTGCCTGAGCAGGTGCAGTACAGCGGTCAAATTCCACGCGGTATTGTTGTCACGAATGGGCTGCGATCGAGAGGGCGAAGGTTAGGAGCAGATATTTTTCAGTCTGTTCGGCAAACGGTTCCTTTAGATCTCGTCGGGATGGATGCTGAATCCCTCGGCGGGTTGGGCGAAATCCCCCATACTCAGCTGCCTGCCTTTGAAGCGAACTATCGCTTTTTCTTTCATCCGGTACGCTATACCAGTCTTGGGTTAGCCTTATGCGAAGCAATGATGCTGGGCTTACCGATCGTCGGACTTGCCACCACTGAATTAGCCACTGTTATTCAAAATGGTGTATCTGGCTATATTGATACCAACGTTGACATTTTAATCGATCGAATGCAGCAGCTTATTGCTGATCCCGTTCATGCCCGTCAACTGGGAGTTGGTGCAAAAGAGCAAGCCCGATCGCGCTTCAGTATTCAGCGATTCATTCAGGACTGGAATGAGGCTTTTGAGCAGGCAATGAGTCTCAAGCCGTCAATGGTGCATCATTAG
- a CDS encoding glycosyltransferase family 9 protein: METGFSANSLLSEPPQRVAIIRSLPGLGDLLCFVPALRAVRMALPSAHITLIGLPWAKTFVQRFQHYLDEWLEFPGYPGIPEVTLSPQKVVSFLAQAQQTAFDLVLQMHGNGSAMNGFAQLLGAKQTAGFFPAGQPCPNPDRFLAYPEQEHEIWRHLRLMDFLGIPLQGDELEFPIWQSDWNEFENLGQTHSLKSNYICIHPGASIPERRWLNEHFAIVANTLAARGYQVVLTGTASEQDLTQAIAQKMQYPAIDLAGKTTLGTMAALLKKTQLLICNDTGVSHLAAALQTRSVVIFSDSDPHRWSPLNRQYHRIVVGHSAASATPTQVLQEAIDLLRQEVVYVS, from the coding sequence ATGGAGACAGGTTTCAGTGCAAACTCTCTTCTAAGTGAACCGCCCCAGCGCGTTGCAATTATTCGATCGCTGCCTGGTTTGGGCGATTTGCTCTGCTTTGTTCCGGCACTGCGAGCAGTTCGGATGGCTCTACCCAGTGCTCACATTACGCTCATTGGCTTACCCTGGGCAAAAACGTTTGTGCAGCGGTTTCAACATTATTTAGACGAATGGTTAGAGTTTCCTGGCTATCCTGGTATTCCTGAGGTGACGCTTTCTCCTCAGAAAGTGGTGTCGTTTTTGGCTCAGGCACAGCAAACCGCATTTGATCTGGTGTTACAAATGCATGGCAATGGCTCAGCAATGAATGGCTTTGCGCAACTGCTTGGGGCTAAACAAACAGCAGGCTTTTTTCCGGCAGGTCAGCCTTGCCCCAACCCCGATCGATTTCTGGCTTACCCGGAGCAAGAGCATGAGATTTGGCGACACTTGCGGCTGATGGATTTTCTAGGAATTCCCCTACAGGGCGATGAGCTAGAGTTTCCAATCTGGCAATCTGACTGGAACGAATTTGAAAATTTAGGGCAAACTCATTCGCTCAAGTCTAATTACATCTGCATTCATCCTGGGGCTAGCATTCCAGAACGACGGTGGTTAAATGAGCATTTCGCGATCGTTGCGAACACATTAGCGGCAAGAGGCTATCAGGTGGTGTTAACGGGAACTGCCAGTGAACAAGATTTGACTCAAGCAATCGCGCAAAAGATGCAGTATCCGGCGATCGATCTGGCAGGAAAAACGACATTGGGCACAATGGCAGCTTTGCTGAAAAAAACTCAGTTGCTCATCTGTAACGATACGGGCGTTTCGCATCTCGCCGCAGCCTTGCAAACACGCAGTGTTGTTATTTTTTCAGATTCTGATCCGCATCGCTGGTCGCCGCTGAATCGGCAGTATCATCGCATTGTCGTCGGTCACTCTGCTGCATCTGCAACCCCAACCCAAGTCTTGCAGGAAGCGATCGATCTGTTGCGTCAGGAGGTTGTTTATGTATCTTGA
- a CDS encoding helix-turn-helix domain-containing protein yields the protein MVNTSTRFVQLASVVTDRIAELLYAPVFVTNERGVVITSSEPDQIGCSFTWEIGESTIANFLRIPLRHETESGEIIVGRPVNRETISPRLAQALVELVVNQSTQNHLPSQHELKNELIDDLLHDRFEDEAVIWTRAKRLGIDLNQPRAVILIDAANYITQCIAQYNNAKQDIEETEQRRAQIIINSLVSFFHLPNDTICAYLGHGLVAVLKASNSKNLDRWADCNDVAEGLSSSWANLAALKRAADALLLRLRNDTGTSLNLGIGRYHPGIRGLARSYEDARAALSLGRRFQGNNRVHCLGELGIAAFVGVADENTKIDLAKYLLSPLDHERELLSTLDVFFTENCCPSATAKQLSIHRNTLSYRLDKIASLTGLDPRKFDNAVQMRLCLLLRSLQCQQLN from the coding sequence ATGGTCAATACCTCTACTCGATTTGTTCAACTTGCTAGTGTAGTCACCGATCGCATCGCTGAACTCCTTTATGCACCTGTTTTTGTCACTAATGAGCGGGGAGTTGTGATTACCAGCAGCGAACCAGACCAGATCGGTTGCTCATTTACATGGGAAATCGGTGAGTCTACAATTGCAAACTTTTTACGCATTCCACTGCGTCACGAAACCGAAAGTGGAGAAATTATTGTTGGAAGACCAGTCAATCGAGAGACAATTTCTCCTCGTTTAGCCCAGGCATTAGTTGAACTTGTAGTGAATCAGTCAACTCAGAACCATCTACCCAGCCAGCATGAATTAAAAAACGAACTGATTGATGATTTGTTGCACGATCGGTTTGAAGACGAAGCGGTAATTTGGACTCGGGCTAAACGATTAGGGATTGATTTGAATCAGCCAAGAGCCGTAATTTTAATTGATGCAGCGAATTATATTACTCAATGTATTGCTCAATACAATAATGCAAAACAAGATATTGAGGAAACAGAGCAACGACGAGCGCAGATCATCATCAATAGCTTAGTTAGTTTTTTTCATCTACCCAATGACACAATCTGCGCTTATTTAGGACATGGGCTAGTGGCTGTCTTAAAAGCAAGCAACAGCAAAAACCTCGATCGATGGGCAGACTGTAATGATGTTGCCGAAGGGCTGAGTTCATCTTGGGCAAATCTGGCAGCGCTGAAACGGGCAGCAGATGCGCTTTTGCTACGCTTGCGGAATGACACAGGCACATCCTTAAATTTGGGCATTGGTCGCTATCACCCTGGAATTCGAGGATTAGCTCGATCGTATGAGGATGCGAGGGCTGCCTTGTCGCTGGGTCGGCGGTTTCAGGGTAATAATCGAGTTCATTGTTTAGGAGAATTGGGGATTGCTGCTTTTGTGGGGGTAGCAGATGAGAATACAAAAATTGACCTGGCAAAATATCTGTTGAGTCCCCTTGATCATGAGCGGGAGTTGTTAAGTACGCTGGATGTCTTTTTTACAGAGAATTGTTGTCCTTCAGCAACCGCAAAACAGCTTTCGATTCATCGCAACACGCTCAGCTATCGGCTGGACAAAATTGCTTCTCTGACAGGGCTAGATCCCCGAAAATTCGATAATGCGGTGCAAATGAGGCTCTGTTTGCTTTTGCGATCGTTACAGTGTCAACAACTAAACTAG
- a CDS encoding thioredoxin domain-containing protein, with protein sequence MLTQQQFSHFTDLLSQANLPLLVVFYSPLCGPSHLMDAVLKEVEEQMQDRLKIVKLDIDAYPSLASQYQVHAIPALMLFKGRELIARIEDERTENLMPASRLIQQLAAYL encoded by the coding sequence ATGCTCACACAACAGCAATTTAGCCATTTTACCGATCTGCTTTCTCAGGCGAATCTACCGCTGTTAGTGGTTTTTTATTCTCCTTTATGTGGTCCTTCCCATTTAATGGATGCTGTCCTGAAAGAGGTTGAGGAGCAAATGCAGGATCGCTTGAAAATCGTCAAGCTTGATATTGATGCTTATCCTTCGCTCGCATCTCAGTATCAAGTTCATGCAATTCCAGCATTAATGCTTTTTAAGGGGCGAGAACTGATCGCGCGGATTGAAGACGAACGGACTGAGAACCTAATGCCAGCCAGCCGTTTGATACAGCAACTTGCGGCTTATCTCTGA